The Longimicrobium sp. genome has a window encoding:
- a CDS encoding family 10 glycosylhydrolase, producing MLRSLVRLALPAFVLSLAACQDDALSPAVQRPTPAEGPRLAATPAWAEARALWVSRFEYDSPAKIATIMQKAADANFNIVYFQVRGSGDAYYRSSLEPCSVGLCGHLGGTPTWDPLAVAIQEAHSRGLQLHAWLNAFAGWGSGSSSTCALLQESDAGNPRHMLLAHPEWKVVDDAGVTHPCPNTEEYVYVSPGSAGARTHLARVAADVARRYDVDGVQLDRIRLPGTKWSHDRASLAAFGKSPASYPTDWANFRRSLINLAVKEVYDSVGSVKPKLPISGAIWQIYQDRWGWNSSEGYSQYYQDPYAWAKGGYFDVGVPMTYYPITSTYCAFTDWACLLDDHLQRLQTSGGRHAYIGIGAKHGAAEVERQIKLARQQGAKGVSVYSYGTMESGAIWPVLKAGVFAQKAAIPPQHWKTACCADIVVDNNNTRNNTAVAYAEASSNRATASTTAGYYGVDYRFAGTQSISDPATFWFYLPTGGSRTVSAWLDRGKQPLGDGAVHRLRRERHQAGYGIREPAGERRPLERAGDVGLYGGLEQDPTLALDHRRLPGGRRRHPRAVAASEEMSLTRMRKVAKQELRYLFFAAWRLCVTSLLSSDRTQDLSKCE from the coding sequence ATGCTTCGCTCTCTCGTCCGCCTGGCGCTTCCCGCGTTCGTGCTGTCCCTGGCCGCCTGCCAGGACGACGCCCTCTCCCCCGCCGTCCAGCGCCCCACGCCCGCCGAGGGGCCGCGGCTGGCCGCTACCCCGGCGTGGGCGGAGGCGCGCGCGCTGTGGGTGTCGCGCTTCGAGTACGACTCGCCCGCCAAGATCGCCACCATCATGCAGAAGGCGGCGGACGCCAACTTCAACATCGTCTACTTCCAGGTGCGCGGCTCGGGCGACGCCTACTACAGATCGTCGCTGGAGCCGTGCTCGGTGGGCCTCTGCGGCCACCTGGGCGGCACGCCTACGTGGGACCCGCTCGCGGTGGCCATCCAGGAGGCGCACTCGCGCGGGCTTCAGCTCCACGCGTGGCTGAACGCCTTCGCGGGATGGGGATCGGGGAGCTCCTCCACCTGCGCGCTGCTCCAGGAATCGGACGCGGGCAACCCGCGCCACATGCTGCTGGCGCACCCGGAGTGGAAGGTGGTGGACGACGCGGGCGTCACGCACCCCTGCCCCAACACGGAGGAGTACGTCTACGTGTCGCCCGGCTCCGCGGGGGCGCGCACGCACCTGGCGCGCGTCGCCGCCGACGTTGCGCGTCGCTACGACGTGGACGGCGTGCAGCTCGACCGCATCCGCCTGCCGGGGACGAAGTGGTCGCACGACAGGGCCAGCCTGGCCGCGTTCGGCAAGAGCCCCGCGAGCTACCCGACGGACTGGGCGAACTTCCGGCGCTCCCTCATCAACCTCGCGGTCAAGGAGGTGTACGACAGCGTGGGCAGCGTCAAGCCGAAGCTCCCCATCTCGGGCGCCATCTGGCAGATCTACCAGGACAGGTGGGGGTGGAATTCGTCGGAGGGCTACTCGCAGTACTACCAGGACCCGTACGCCTGGGCGAAGGGCGGCTACTTCGACGTGGGCGTGCCCATGACGTACTACCCGATCACCTCCACGTACTGCGCCTTCACCGACTGGGCCTGCCTGCTGGACGACCACCTGCAGCGCCTGCAGACCAGCGGCGGCCGGCACGCGTACATCGGCATCGGCGCCAAGCACGGGGCGGCGGAGGTGGAGCGGCAGATCAAGCTGGCGCGGCAGCAGGGCGCAAAGGGCGTCTCGGTCTACTCGTACGGGACGATGGAGAGCGGCGCCATCTGGCCCGTGCTCAAGGCCGGCGTCTTCGCGCAGAAGGCAGCCATCCCGCCGCAGCACTGGAAGACGGCGTGCTGCGCGGACATCGTCGTGGACAACAACAACACCCGCAACAACACGGCGGTGGCGTACGCGGAGGCATCGTCCAACAGGGCCACGGCCAGCACGACGGCCGGCTACTACGGCGTGGACTACCGCTTCGCCGGCACGCAGTCCATCAGCGACCCGGCCACCTTCTGGTTCTACCTCCCCACCGGTGGCAGCCGCACGGTGTCCGCGTGGTTGGACCGCGGGAAGCAACCGCTCGGCGACGGCGCCGTTCATCGCCTTCGACGCGAACGGCACCAAGCTGGCTACGGTATCCGTGAACCAGCAGGCGAACGGCGCCCGCTGGAACGTGCTGGGGACGTGGGCCTTTACGGCGGGCTGGAACAAGATCCAACTCTCGCGCTGGACCACCGCCGGCTACCAGGTGGTCGGCGACGCCATCCGCGTGCAGTAGCTGCATCGGAGGAAATGAGTCTCACGCGAATGCGCAAAGTCGCAAAGCAAGAACTTCGGTATCTTTTCTTCGCGGCTTGGCGTCTTTGCGTGACATCTTTGTTGTCATCGGACCGCACACAAGATCTGTCGAAATGCGAATGA
- a CDS encoding N-acetylmuramoyl-L-alanine amidase: MRLRSLALAAGAALLLTACGSEPTSPRVDEPTSAPTEKQLNAIFAAAGQEFDVPAELLKSIGYVETRFQMVRGEVEFEGMAPAFGIMALRGDRLTRGASLARVSIQAAQSDAAANIRAGAALLSALAGELKVNRSDLSAWAPAVAAFSGIESQDGQAMYVHGDVYSALRSGIEARSPAGNLMVSVAARNVTPAFHKPSASASTMACAPDYCVSGTIWRASPNYSTRSTGIHYVIIHTCESGYSGCWSWLTNSTSEVSAHYVVNETGSEISQLVREASKAWHIGANYDCANNGGHDCQNNGIQANNLTIGIEHGGYASSTSWPVGQIDASARLSCDISKGNNIPRDRYHFVGHGQLQPYNRTDPGANWPWTDYMNRINAACGSTSIIVDSNNANNNASVAKYEVSANWSTGSSAGYYGTGYNFASTDAISDPATFWFYLPAAATKTIDGWWVAGTNRSATAPFIAYNASGTEVGRASANQQANGGQWVALGTWSFSAGWNKVQLSRWTTTGYVVIADAVRIR; the protein is encoded by the coding sequence ATGCGTCTCCGTTCACTGGCGCTCGCTGCAGGCGCCGCATTACTGCTCACCGCCTGCGGCAGCGAGCCCACCTCGCCCCGGGTGGACGAGCCCACGTCCGCGCCCACCGAGAAGCAGCTCAACGCCATCTTCGCCGCCGCCGGCCAGGAGTTCGACGTCCCCGCCGAGCTGCTGAAGTCGATCGGCTACGTGGAGACCCGCTTCCAGATGGTGCGCGGCGAGGTGGAGTTCGAGGGGATGGCCCCCGCCTTCGGCATCATGGCGCTGCGCGGCGACCGCCTCACCCGCGGCGCATCGCTGGCCCGCGTTTCCATCCAGGCGGCGCAGAGCGATGCGGCCGCCAACATCCGCGCGGGTGCGGCGCTGCTCAGCGCGCTGGCCGGCGAGCTCAAGGTGAACCGCTCCGACCTGTCGGCCTGGGCCCCGGCCGTGGCGGCGTTCAGCGGCATCGAGAGCCAGGACGGCCAGGCGATGTACGTGCATGGCGACGTGTACTCGGCGCTGCGCAGCGGCATCGAGGCGCGCTCGCCGGCCGGGAACCTCATGGTGTCGGTGGCCGCGCGCAACGTGACGCCCGCCTTCCACAAGCCGTCCGCCAGCGCTTCGACGATGGCGTGCGCGCCGGACTACTGCGTATCCGGCACCATCTGGCGCGCGTCGCCCAACTACAGCACGCGCAGCACGGGGATCCACTACGTCATCATCCACACCTGCGAGAGCGGCTACAGCGGGTGCTGGAGCTGGCTGACCAACTCGACGTCCGAGGTGTCCGCGCACTACGTGGTGAACGAGACCGGCTCCGAGATCTCGCAGCTCGTGCGCGAGGCGAGCAAGGCGTGGCACATCGGCGCCAACTACGACTGCGCCAACAACGGCGGCCACGACTGCCAGAACAACGGCATCCAGGCCAACAACCTCACCATCGGCATCGAGCACGGCGGCTACGCTTCGTCCACCTCGTGGCCGGTGGGGCAGATCGACGCGTCGGCGCGGCTCAGCTGCGACATCTCGAAGGGGAACAACATCCCGCGCGACCGCTACCACTTCGTGGGCCACGGCCAGCTTCAGCCGTACAACCGCACCGATCCGGGCGCCAACTGGCCGTGGACGGACTACATGAACCGCATCAACGCGGCCTGCGGCAGCACGTCCATCATCGTGGACAGCAACAACGCGAACAACAACGCGTCGGTGGCCAAGTACGAGGTGTCGGCCAACTGGTCCACGGGGAGCAGCGCGGGCTACTACGGCACGGGCTACAACTTCGCCAGCACGGACGCGATCTCGGACCCGGCCACCTTCTGGTTCTACCTGCCGGCGGCGGCCACCAAGACGATCGACGGCTGGTGGGTGGCGGGTACCAACCGCTCCGCGACGGCGCCGTTCATCGCCTACAACGCGTCGGGCACCGAGGTGGGGCGCGCCTCGGCCAACCAGCAGGCGAACGGCGGGCAGTGGGTCGCGCTGGGCACGTGGAGCTTCTCGGCCGGCTGGAACAAGGTTCAGCTCTCCCGCTGGACGACGACCGGCTACGTGGTGATCGCGGACGCCGTCCGCATCCGCTGA
- a CDS encoding porin family protein: protein MKKTLGLLSLVAAAAFSAPVQAQLPNVTPFAFEVRGGLAFPTGDLKDTEDDVGSVESGITFGANVTFHFMPMLGIYAGYTYNQFGVEGLEELDLTDQGFNAGVRIAVPTPLIPIDPYLKAGLVYNQLSFSFDGEDEDFIDSDHSLGFEVGAGVGIGLGPKLSFTPQVTYTSYKPKYDGENDDDFTVSHIRVDVGLRLRL, encoded by the coding sequence ATGAAGAAGACGCTCGGGCTCCTCTCGCTGGTGGCCGCGGCCGCGTTCTCGGCTCCGGTGCAGGCACAGCTTCCCAACGTGACGCCGTTCGCATTCGAGGTGCGCGGCGGCCTCGCCTTCCCCACCGGCGACCTCAAGGACACCGAGGACGACGTGGGATCGGTGGAGTCGGGAATCACTTTCGGCGCCAACGTGACCTTCCACTTCATGCCGATGCTGGGGATCTACGCCGGCTACACGTACAACCAGTTCGGCGTGGAAGGGCTGGAGGAGCTCGATCTGACGGACCAGGGCTTCAACGCCGGCGTGCGCATCGCGGTGCCCACGCCGCTCATCCCCATCGATCCGTACCTGAAGGCGGGCCTGGTGTACAACCAGCTCAGCTTCAGCTTCGACGGCGAGGACGAGGACTTCATCGACAGCGACCACTCGCTTGGGTTCGAGGTCGGCGCCGGCGTGGGGATCGGGCTAGGGCCGAAGCTGTCGTTCACGCCGCAGGTGACGTACACGAGCTACAAGCCGAAGTACGATGGCGAGAACGACGACGACTTCACGGTGAGCCACATCCGGGTGGACGTGGGGCTGCGGCTGCGGCTGTAA
- a CDS encoding outer membrane beta-barrel protein has protein sequence MKKITTGLVALAAMALAGSAQAQAIPVSPFSVEVRGGLAFPTGDLDDVADSGITVGANGTYMFTPMLGLYAGFTYNSFSLGEEADDLDVDGSINTYGFDAGLKAMFASPTLPVTPFLKGGLVYHKAQVDIEGLDLGDEDDTDFGLGFEVGGGVMVPLGPRLSFTPAVSYTSFKPGFEGEGEDDVDTLTSFRVDVGLNIRF, from the coding sequence ATGAAGAAGATTACGACGGGGCTGGTGGCGCTTGCCGCCATGGCCCTCGCCGGAAGCGCGCAGGCGCAGGCCATCCCGGTCTCGCCGTTCTCCGTGGAAGTGCGCGGCGGGCTCGCCTTCCCCACCGGCGACCTGGACGACGTGGCGGACAGCGGGATCACCGTGGGCGCCAACGGCACCTACATGTTCACCCCCATGCTCGGCCTGTACGCCGGCTTCACCTACAACTCGTTCTCGCTGGGCGAGGAGGCGGACGACCTGGACGTGGACGGCAGCATCAACACGTACGGGTTCGATGCCGGGCTCAAGGCGATGTTCGCCTCGCCCACCCTGCCGGTGACCCCCTTCCTCAAGGGTGGCCTGGTGTACCACAAGGCGCAGGTGGACATCGAGGGGCTGGACCTCGGCGACGAGGACGACACCGACTTCGGGCTGGGCTTCGAGGTCGGCGGCGGGGTGATGGTGCCGCTGGGACCGCGGCTCTCCTTTACGCCCGCGGTGAGCTACACCTCGTTCAAGCCGGGCTTCGAGGGGGAGGGGGAGGACGATGTCGATACCCTCACCAGCTTCCGCGTCGACGTTGGACTGAACATCCGCTTCTGA
- a CDS encoding DegV family protein — protein MSVNTLDGAGLRGALIQANEYVQRHRADLNRINVFPVPDGDTGTNLALTVAAVADRLRASREVAVGAVAREAAEAGIMGARGNCGMILSHFLLGFSESVGNRASLSVAEFGESLRSATEHVYRALEKPVEGTIITIMSAIADESRRWGHTDFVVLFERLLVRAREALASTPDLLPVLKKAGVVDAGAKGFVHLLEGISSFLAGDPLAPLDEIPEYDAEPTFAAGAAEYPTESERFRFCTEALVRGPSIPTQEVVKAVLRDRGDSLVVIRSENLLKIHVHTDEPEEVFAYLRTLGELATHKAEDMQAQHAVAERAAAGGHMTLARRPISIVADTACDLPDEVVRAHGIHLVPLNLIFDTKAYRDRFDISPEEFAIRLKDGAHPSTSQPAPAAFMEGFRRAGEEGEEVVAVLLSSALSGTYASAQAAVKQRADGDTPVHLVDSLGGSLLQGLLALKASELGEQGWSADRIVAELARIRSRSGFFIVLDTFERALASGRVGRGRAWLGSLLDIKPVLDVDATGKLVPIDRVRGRNAMIPKMMEVLEKKVPVGTGKVRFGVMHVACPEILGEVVPEIRKRYGSVEVLTAPGTPIIATHAGEGAWGIAYLVEG, from the coding sequence ATGAGCGTAAACACCCTCGACGGCGCCGGACTGCGCGGCGCACTGATCCAGGCCAACGAGTACGTCCAGCGCCACCGGGCGGACCTGAACCGCATCAACGTCTTTCCCGTGCCGGACGGCGATACGGGCACCAACCTGGCGCTCACCGTGGCCGCCGTGGCGGACCGGCTGCGCGCCAGCCGCGAAGTGGCCGTGGGCGCCGTGGCGCGCGAGGCGGCCGAGGCGGGGATCATGGGCGCGCGCGGCAACTGCGGGATGATCCTCTCCCACTTCCTGCTGGGGTTCAGCGAGTCGGTGGGGAACCGTGCATCGCTCTCGGTGGCCGAGTTCGGCGAGTCGCTGCGCAGCGCCACGGAGCACGTCTACCGCGCGCTGGAAAAGCCCGTCGAGGGCACCATCATCACCATCATGAGCGCCATCGCGGACGAGTCGCGCCGCTGGGGCCACACGGACTTCGTGGTGCTCTTCGAACGGCTGCTGGTGCGCGCCCGCGAGGCCCTTGCCAGCACTCCGGACCTGCTGCCCGTGCTCAAGAAGGCGGGGGTGGTGGACGCGGGCGCCAAGGGCTTCGTGCACCTGCTGGAAGGGATCTCGTCGTTCCTGGCCGGCGACCCGCTCGCCCCGCTGGACGAGATCCCGGAGTACGACGCCGAGCCCACCTTTGCCGCCGGCGCCGCGGAGTACCCCACGGAGAGCGAGCGCTTCCGCTTCTGCACCGAGGCGCTGGTGCGCGGCCCCTCCATCCCCACGCAGGAAGTGGTGAAGGCCGTGCTGCGCGACCGCGGCGACTCGCTCGTTGTCATCCGCTCCGAGAACCTCCTCAAGATCCACGTCCACACGGACGAGCCGGAGGAGGTCTTCGCGTACCTGCGCACGCTGGGCGAGCTGGCCACGCACAAGGCGGAGGACATGCAGGCGCAGCACGCCGTGGCCGAGCGCGCCGCCGCGGGGGGGCACATGACGCTGGCGCGCCGCCCCATCTCCATCGTGGCCGACACCGCCTGCGACCTGCCGGACGAGGTGGTGCGGGCGCACGGCATCCACCTGGTGCCGCTGAACCTGATCTTCGACACCAAGGCGTACCGCGACCGCTTCGACATCTCGCCCGAGGAGTTCGCCATCCGCCTCAAGGACGGCGCGCACCCCAGCACCTCGCAGCCGGCGCCCGCCGCCTTCATGGAGGGCTTCCGCCGCGCGGGCGAGGAGGGCGAAGAGGTCGTCGCCGTCCTCCTCTCCTCCGCCCTCTCCGGCACCTACGCCTCCGCCCAGGCCGCCGTCAAGCAGCGCGCCGACGGCGACACCCCCGTGCACCTGGTGGACTCGCTGGGCGGCTCGCTCCTGCAGGGCCTCCTCGCCCTCAAGGCGAGCGAGCTGGGCGAGCAGGGGTGGAGCGCGGACCGCATCGTGGCCGAGCTGGCGCGCATCCGCTCCCGGAGCGGCTTCTTCATCGTCCTGGACACCTTCGAGCGCGCCCTGGCCTCGGGGCGCGTGGGCCGCGGGCGCGCCTGGCTCGGCAGCCTGCTGGACATCAAGCCCGTCCTGGACGTGGACGCCACGGGAAAGCTGGTGCCGATCGACCGCGTGCGCGGCCGCAACGCCATGATCCCCAAGATGATGGAGGTGCTGGAGAAGAAGGTCCCCGTGGGCACGGGGAAGGTGCGCTTCGGGGTGATGCACGTGGCCTGTCCCGAGATCCTGGGCGAAGTGGTCCCCGAGATCCGCAAGCGCTACGGCAGCGTGGAGGTCCTGACCGCCCCCGGCACCCCCATCATCGCCACCCACGCCGGCGAAGGCGCCTGGGGGATCGCGTATCTGGTGGAGGGGTAG
- a CDS encoding M56 family metallopeptidase: MSAPLPSGLTDTWAWALALLLVKATLVLCAAALAARALRHGSAARRHLAWTLALGALLVLPFLALALPAWKLSFLRIVTLPAVRGMVEGAGPAAPAELFTAGNLLALVWAAGAAAVLARMAFGWRVVRRMGRGAVPMNDLRWTDTVRMLGESVGVRGSVRLVRGEGAAMPVTWGVFRPTILLPAAADEWAPERRRVVLLHELAHVARRDCLTQMLATLCCAVYWFHPGAWWAARRMRVEREEACDDRVLAAGARAADYAGHLVEVARTFRVPRPAAPAMAMARGGQLQARVLAVLDAGRDRRAVPHGAGMAVSAAVLAALLPLAVVGPSERERAPAFIASAPALSGPVKHVELDGMHIEVRMSPAPAPKRAPAPATLAAAPAPAPDPGLEAARQPAHRNAPARALAALIRASTDPEADVRRTAIRALGKLQDDAVVTPLVRSLRDRDSEVRTLAARMLGELAGGHTAPDAEPVATLAEAPRRPSRLGDAAADRAAEALRVSLADEDPRVRDTALWALGAIGGADQRGAVILGGQAGSTTGVETTFEGPEF, encoded by the coding sequence ATGTCCGCCCCCCTTCCCTCCGGCCTCACCGACACCTGGGCCTGGGCGCTCGCCCTCCTCCTCGTGAAGGCCACCCTGGTGCTCTGCGCTGCCGCGCTGGCCGCGCGGGCGCTGCGCCACGGCTCCGCCGCCCGCCGTCACCTGGCCTGGACGCTGGCGCTCGGCGCGCTCCTGGTGCTCCCTTTCCTGGCGCTGGCGCTCCCCGCGTGGAAGCTCTCCTTCCTGCGCATCGTCACCCTCCCCGCCGTGCGGGGGATGGTGGAGGGCGCGGGTCCGGCGGCGCCGGCGGAGCTCTTCACCGCGGGCAACCTGCTGGCGCTGGTGTGGGCGGCCGGCGCGGCGGCGGTGCTGGCGCGGATGGCGTTCGGGTGGCGCGTGGTCCGGCGGATGGGGCGCGGCGCCGTGCCCATGAACGACCTGCGCTGGACGGACACGGTGCGGATGCTGGGCGAGTCGGTGGGGGTGCGCGGGAGCGTGCGGCTGGTGCGCGGTGAGGGCGCCGCGATGCCGGTCACCTGGGGGGTCTTCCGCCCCACCATCCTCCTTCCCGCGGCGGCGGACGAGTGGGCGCCCGAGCGACGGCGCGTGGTGCTGCTGCACGAGCTTGCGCACGTGGCGCGTCGCGACTGCCTCACGCAGATGCTGGCGACGCTGTGCTGCGCCGTGTACTGGTTCCACCCCGGCGCGTGGTGGGCCGCCCGCCGCATGCGCGTGGAGCGCGAGGAAGCGTGCGACGACCGCGTGCTGGCCGCCGGCGCCCGCGCCGCGGACTACGCCGGTCACCTGGTGGAGGTGGCGCGCACCTTTCGCGTCCCCCGCCCCGCCGCGCCCGCCATGGCGATGGCGCGCGGCGGACAGCTGCAGGCGCGCGTCCTGGCCGTGCTCGATGCAGGCCGCGACCGGCGCGCCGTGCCGCACGGCGCGGGGATGGCGGTGTCGGCCGCGGTGCTGGCCGCGCTCCTGCCGCTCGCGGTGGTGGGGCCGTCCGAGCGGGAGCGCGCCCCTGCCTTCATCGCCTCGGCGCCGGCGCTGAGCGGGCCGGTCAAGCACGTGGAGCTGGACGGGATGCACATCGAGGTGCGGATGAGCCCGGCCCCCGCGCCCAAGCGCGCTCCGGCACCCGCGACGCTCGCCGCCGCGCCCGCGCCGGCGCCTGACCCCGGCCTCGAAGCGGCACGGCAGCCGGCGCACCGCAACGCGCCGGCACGCGCGCTGGCCGCGCTGATCCGCGCCTCCACTGACCCGGAGGCGGACGTCCGCCGCACCGCCATCCGCGCCCTCGGCAAGCTCCAGGACGACGCGGTGGTGACGCCGCTGGTGCGCTCCCTTCGCGACCGCGACTCGGAGGTGCGCACGCTGGCGGCGCGCATGCTGGGTGAGCTGGCCGGCGGCCATACCGCGCCCGACGCGGAGCCGGTGGCCACCCTGGCCGAGGCGCCTCGCCGCCCGTCGCGCCTGGGCGACGCCGCCGCCGACCGCGCCGCCGAAGCGTTGCGCGTGTCCCTCGCCGACGAGGACCCGCGCGTCCGCGACACCGCCCTGTGGGCCCTGGGGGCCATCGGCGGCGCGGACCAGCGCGGCGCCGTGATCCTCGGCGGCCAGGCCGGCAGCACCACCGGCGTGGAGACGACGTTCGAGGGGCCGGAGTTCTGA
- a CDS encoding BlaI/MecI/CopY family transcriptional regulator produces MAKSPPLANLSRRERQIMDVVYRLGRAAVGDVLERIPDPPSYSAVRALMRILEEKGHLTHEQDGPRYVYLPTVPADTAQRSALTHLVRTFFHGSTGAAVAALLDLDDGTLSEPELDRLSRLIEQARGQEQ; encoded by the coding sequence ATGGCGAAGTCTCCCCCGCTTGCGAACCTGAGCCGCCGCGAGCGGCAGATCATGGACGTGGTGTACCGCCTGGGCCGCGCCGCGGTGGGCGACGTGCTGGAGCGCATCCCCGATCCGCCCAGCTACTCGGCCGTGCGCGCGCTGATGCGCATCCTGGAGGAGAAGGGCCACCTGACGCACGAGCAGGACGGCCCGCGCTACGTGTACCTCCCCACCGTGCCCGCGGACACCGCGCAGCGCTCCGCGCTCACGCACCTGGTGAGGACCTTCTTCCACGGCTCCACCGGGGCCGCGGTCGCCGCGCTGCTGGACCTGGACGACGGAACCCTTTCCGAGCCGGAGCTCGACCGCCTGTCGCGGCTGATCGAGCAGGCCCGGGGACAGGAGCAATAA